In one window of Temnothorax longispinosus isolate EJ_2023e chromosome 11, Tlon_JGU_v1, whole genome shotgun sequence DNA:
- the Vps13 gene encoding intermembrane lipid transfer protein Vps13 isoform X1, translated as MVFESIIAELLNKVIGEYIENLDYTQLKVSLWGGDLVLNDLLIKESALDVLDLPVRLEYGRLGKLILKIPFKDMWNGQIDAIVEELFILVVPTSQVSYNEEKETKTQLEAKRAELARVEKRKQLADIKSQEKLDDSMVEKLIARMIKNIHVEIKRIHVRYEDHVTFKEHPFSVGFTLSTFVLESCTDSWETTGNLKEMYAIPQIFKLCGLDGLAVYLNTSVEQYSKSSQSSYSTLFCSGIATMDYTPTGYQYLLGPINVKSKLRLNPKPESDGSNYTIPKVWLDLEMQKLRIGLTKRQYQTLVRLGEGLDHARKAAPYRKYRPNLTSYRGHYREWWHFAYTCVLEETVRRCRRNWDWDHMKEHRDSCRAYAEAYRTKLTTKRSAKEIDERLTDCETKLDIFNLVIIRQQIEMEVERLAEQEKSLKAKRGWFGFLWTSSQAEETKELNSAAAIMRRFEEAMTPQEKEKLYRAIDYQENSAPAHYPEMYEMVDTRFLLRGLQISLLDTDKEHPCILDLQLHGVRAGFKSRPSANAILVTASISDMKLLGVTQNGRVPSLFNPEHGSSDSALLSVSYEKNPIDRLCGDRVIVKSRSVDIIYDALTILKLVDMFKVQDSSTLNQLQTAAAERLVGLKEMSALGLEYAIQKHSVLDIQVDMQASQLIIPHGGLYDDSKALIVVNLGSLKMHSLEKGKSDMAGASVKQLVSMGKSEEEVLLHLREYSYDKFVLKIANFQVLVSLPNEEWRSVLASTESPLTLLHPTTLEIQFHKCLVTDDPLLPKLRLLGHLPSVAVNITDVRLLQALSIAQSILPPEEEKPAELQQRISLSKSVSQLSLKELGTTISSIADKRKQQQETAAASMKQTTDLEMKFEMKEFTLSMSRQRDDDASSEFIRLQVLQLEAELLQRTYDQKVQLRLGGVQIRQLYENQEIFMVNTPMLAGRDEYLIVVQYVNVNKRSPEFVTRHGSVVKLLRLEFTSLDALLHQEALIELLRFSTYIQDRMNTLEGAQRKEVEGRPRPTRLTSIQEETSGFLKEQLQKQRLRPTGGGRRRRQTVECIDLKVNAKIGSINLKISSAARDITALYVEGISASFLSKSSYSQMNVDLVSLSIKDLNPSSMYRDIVAVEGTESLQIQTVMYNIEQWEMDKSNMSVKVTMGCHRIVFLNAFVTSIMTFLNNFQAAQKAIKDASAAAAEAAKTNIKDVQTSASRIELSVKIKAPVIYVPMNSKNHHSLMLDMGNLMVCNVFKKLEVTNEETGECPVVDEMKIELQNLKLSRVRLNMEKFTSENEVLLLEPVTFTLLMKRNLSTAWFTAIPDIDMFGRLNKINLLLSKEDYATILKVLEQNLGETVEDSKPVQALPSAIKSECGGELEIQPAYKYEIDASREAPSLDAQERHAHTAVKFEFIMDSLVISLFTGGSKLLQSQTSPLHLPEYGLARFSLTHFAVKGRVFADGLLATSILLMNCTLDDIRQSREGSLVRIMERTGSAPFSGSSPSEDHIDKEHNARSMLDVTVRQSPNDTFADVRVFSFSIIVSLDYLMKIKDFFDVAVANKTAITSSSRNDTVMPKKKPAQQQSTASTPKMLTVNLHVEKPDIILLEDMDDINSNCIVLNTELLLKVRIMGEHQVIAGSIKDLSLLTGIYNPVKRADWIYQVLKPCSISVAGSTPEGKGLHLEVCCTDIHVSVSPGVIEILNKVIHTVTRKEEEDKEIVKLEPNYEGLWIVTPFEENNYWFLKTEVAMEALEEFITYPDDEIAAAAAAAVAYKPELAIVSAPTILFTLEAGVGNKTLPMLLLHVSFQSTVNDWSTKSMSVDSTMSVIMSYYNSRLALWEPLIEPIESSDNGKRRSTPWELKTKIQFNDIMLDLRGASAAVSPISESEPEELHQSTKMSIDVTSSDNLEITVTKTCLDVLKQLGHSFSSAMEASGKGPTRKVAPYVLKNETGLAIILDLEYSFFKIFDDGSRSRDHNNSYMEVILETGASIELASKTSKLDDTRLLEQLKVEIVKDREDSKFSISFKGIQGKLAIPVLRADRRFFSLKHRKEGSEEWGIVSDVRVEEGSTIVTLRSILQVHNHFAQPISVYYMTKRGNEVECVGTVAPDEKLNLPLDAVYTPTNIYWLFFSVDGYMVSVEPFVWKDLQKTVSMTKLLKCESRSKQDATEPFYIQAVGEIEQVYFENTTRHTMASTVYNVHLYPSVYLKNFLPIDIIICLPGTAQESLLEASASLQLPTIDPAKSNIIIKLPNYLEKDWSCKGEIVANPPEFAVWSFESFDSAQKVILDLGMHTSYKHSSIVMALYCPFWMLNKTGLMLSYRKSSKGGKEHSSPIKKFVSAMKPHRQRAQYRKRKTRATTDDYLNILYHPEHFKGPIMFSFRSKAFFGKKKAMIRVEDGEWSDKFSIDVAGSEGVVACKYNGMTYQIGVHNQLTYNLLTKQITFTPYYILINNADFLIECQEGDRPADPMTKVPPGECAALWPRTEHEDKTLKAKVAGQPEKTAAFIYTDSHTTLLKLDNKYGGINVDVQISEGGVYISMSAYIPGNAPALIVNHTPHTINLWEKGSINVRSVQSYNRMFYTWENPAGPRKLVWEDNNGKEIEDNLRKDNLGTFALPDIDEKLFYVSFLDGTQRVLLFTTNLKIAEDCQLVGDLEVIDQEITLNIHGIGVSLVNNITKSELLYMSITSSGIIWETRKSLGGRWRALNIKEVNAIEEGYQRYIRELQIGRDSDYRAMLDPKLMVDYLNMEMLRPHRRYMRRTFQTGLWLQYRTSAHQVQLHAKINKLQIDNQFSECVFPVILAPVPPPKSVTQSTVMKPFAELSMVKRLLEYSTVQQFRYFKVLIQEFHIKVDIVFINAIMGLFEADEVNDAEESALFRTDMKLVNEPLMYHVSLITTAEQKNFFDLLHFSPLKIHISFSMTGSGGGPSALPQVLNVLLQGIGVTLTDINDIVFKLAYFERNYVFMTHKQLVSEASTHYAGQAIKQVYVLVLGLDVIGNPYGLVVGTMKGIEDLFYEPFQGAIQGPGEFAEGLYLGVRSMLGHTVGGMAGAVSKITGAMGKGIAALTFDKDYQRKRQEQLNKQPANLQESLARSGKGLVMGVFDGVTGVVTKPISGAKEEGVEGFFKGFGKGVVGLVTRPTAGVIDFASGSFGAIRRATELGEEAKRVRSPRFLQPDSLVRPYIKDEAEGNKILKDVEKGKYAHTDVYVYHVFINKDVLLLTDKRLAYLEHSDLFGGWRVDWSHTWNEFSDPARIVEKGVQIFTKDATKRKKLGGLFGSADQSKILLITDHNIKQLLCGKIQEQIDQSGI; from the exons ATGGTCTTCGAGTCGATCATTGCCGAGCTCCTCAACAAGGTGATTGGCGAGTATATTGAGAACTTGGACTATACGCAGCTTAAAGTCAGCCTCTGGGGAG GTGATCTTGTGTTAAATGACTTGTTAATAAAAGAGTCTGCATTGGATGTATTGGATCTTCCAGTGAGATTGGAATATGGTCGCTTAG GGAAATTAATACTGAAGATTCCATTCAAAGATATGTGGAATGGCCAGATTGATGCGATAGTCGAGGAGCTGTTTATCCTGGTAGTGCCTACAAGTCAAGTTTCGTATaacgaagagaaagagacgaaaaCGCAATTGGAAGCTAAACGGGCGGAACTCGCGAGGGTGGAAAAGAGGAAACAATTGGCGGACATAAAAT CGCAAGAAAAATTAGACGATTCGATGGTTGAGAAGCTGATCGCTCGCATGATCAAGAACATTCACGTAGAAATCAAGAGGATTCATGTACGGTACGAGGACCATGTCACCTTCAAAGAGCATCCGTTTTCCGTTGGCTTCACTCTGAGTACCTTCGTCCTCGAGAGCTGTACAGATTCCTGGGAAACTACTGGCAATCTGAAGGAAATGTATGCCATTCCGCAGATCTTTAAACTGTGCGGTCTCGACGGACTGGCCGTCTACCTCAATACAAGCGTGGAGCAGTATAGCAAGAGCTCGCAGTCTTCGTATTCCACTCTTTTTTGTAGTGGCATCGCAACCATGGACTATACACCAACAGGTTATCAATATCTGCTAGGACCGATCAACGTCAAGTCCAAGCTCAGACTTAATCCCAAACCAGAGTCCGACGGTAGCAATTATACCATCCCCAAG GTATGGCTGGATCTGGAGATGCAGAAATTGCGGATTGGCTTAACAAAGCGTCAATATCAGACCTTGGTGCGGTTAGGAGAGGGCCTAGATCACGCGCGGAAAGCCGCGCCGTATCGGAAATACCGACCAAATTTGACATCGTATCGCGGCCACTACAGGGAGTGGTGGCATTTCGCGTATACCTGCGTCCTCGAGGAGACCGTGCGACGGTGTCGTCGTAACTGGGATTGGGACCACATGAAGGAGCATCGTGACAGTTGCCGCGCCTACGCCGAGGCTTATCGGACAAAGCTGACGACGAAGAGGTCGGCAAAGGAGATTGATGAACGACTGACGGACTGTGAAACAAAATTGGACATTTTCAACCTGGTAATTATCCGACAGCAGATAGAGATGGAAGTGGAAAGACTGGCGGAGCAGGAGAAGAGCCTAAAAGCGAAGCGAGGTTGGTTCGGTTTTCTGTGGACCAGTTCGCAGGCCGAGGAGACGAAAGAGCTCAATTCGGCTGCAGCTATCATGCGCAG ATTCGAGGAGGCAATGACGCCGCAGGAGAAGGAGAAGCTCTATCGGGCAATCGATTATCAAGAGAATAGCGCGCCCGCACATTATCCAGAGATGTACGAGATGGTTGACACACGTTTCCTTCTGCGTGGTTTGCAAATCTCTCTGCTGGACACGGACAAGGAGCACCCGTGCATCTTGGACTTGCAGCTACACGGCGTACGAGCAGGTTTCAAGTCGCGGCCCTCCGCGAACGCGATCCTCGTCACTGCCTCTATCAGCGACATGAAACTGCTAGGCGTGACGCAGAATGGTCGCGTGCCTTCGCTCTTTAATCCGGAACACGGCAGCTCTGATAGCGCCCTGCTGTCGGTGTCCTATGAGAAGAATCCAATCGACAGGCTGTGCGGTGATCGTGTTATTGTCAAGTCTCGATCCGTCGACATCATCTACGATGCGCTAACTATTCTAAAATTGGTCGACATGTTTAAG GTACAAGACTCTTCGACGCTGAATCAGCTGCAAACAGCCGCGGCGGAACGGCTAGTGGGCTTGAAGGAAATGTCGGCGCTCGGATTGGAATATGCTATACAAAAACATTCCGTGTTGGACATACAAGTGGATATGCAAGCGTCGCAACTTATCATACCGCATGGCGGTCTCTACGACGACTCAAAGGCGTTAATTGTCGTGAATCTAGGTAGTCTAAAGATGCATTCCCTGGAGAAAGGCAAGAGCGACATGGCTGGTGCTAGCGTTAAACAACTGGTTAGCATGGGCAAGAGCGAAGAGGAAGTACTGCTGCATCTGAGGGAATACAGCTACGACAAATTCGTTTTGAAGATAGCCAACTTTCAA GTGCTGGTCTCGCTGCCGAATGAAGAGTGGCGATCAGTCTTGGCAAGCACCGAGAGTCCCCTGACATTGCTCCATCCAACTACATTGGAAATTCAGTTCCACAAGTGCCTGGTGACGGACGATCCTTTGTTGCCAAAACTACGGCTCCTCGGTCACCTGCCGTCAGTTGCCGTGAACATAACGGATGTTCGACTGCTACAAGCGCTCTCAATCGCGCAGAGCATTTTACCACCCGAGGAGGAAAAACCCGCCGAGTTGCAGCAGCGTATCTCCCTCTCCAAATCCGTCTCGCAGCTATCGCTGAAGGAGCTTGGCACCACGATATCGAGCATCGCCGACAAAAGGAAACAGCAGCAAGAAACTGCCGCCGCGTCGATGAAGCAGACCACTGACTTGGAGATGAAATTCGAGATGAAGGAGTTCACGCTGTCAATGTCCAGACAACGAGACGACGACGCATCTTCAGAATTCATCAG ATTACAGGTGCTACAGCTGGAGGCAGAACTGCTACAACGTACGTACGATCAGAAGGTGCAGCTGCGGTTAGGCGGCGTGCAGATCCGGCAGCTGTATGAAAATCAGGAGATCTTCATGGTCAACACGCCGATGTTGGCCGGCAGAGATGAGTATTTGATCGTCGTGCAATATGTGAATGTGAACAAACGCTCGCCGGAGTTCGTCACGCGACACGGTTCTGTCGTGAAGCTGCTTCGACTGGAATTTACCTCGCTGGACGCGCTGTTACATCAAGAAGCGCTTATCGAGCTGCTGCGATTTAGCACGTACATTCAGGACCGAATGAACACGCTCGAAGGTGCTCAGAGGAAGGAAGTCGAGGGGCGTCCTCGACCGACCCGTTTGACCTCTATTCAGGAGGAGACTTCTGGTTTCCTCAAGGAGCAGTTACAGAAACAAAGATTGAGACCCACCGGAGGTGGACGACGCAGAAGGCAAACCGTTGAGTGTATCGATCTAAAGGTGAACGCTAAGATTGGTTCGATCAATCTCAAGATTTCCAGCGCCGCCCGGGATATTACCGCGCTCTACGTCGAGGGTATCAGCGCCAGTTTTCTCAGCAAGTCTTCGTATTCGCAAATGAACGTCGATCTGGTCTCGCTCAGCATTAAAGATCTCAATCCTTCTTCTATGTACAGGGATATCGTGGCTGTGGAGGGTACTGAGTCTTTACAAATCCAAACGGTGATGTACAACATTGAGCAATGGGAGATGGACAAGAGCAACATGTCCGTGAAGGTGACTATGGGTTGCCATCGCATCGTCTTCCTAAATGCATTTGTTACCAGCATTATGACGTTCCTCAACAACTTTCAAGCGGCGCAGAAAGCTATCAAAGACgcatcggcggcggcggcagaaGCCGCCAAGACAAACATCAAGGACGTTCAAACAAGTGCCTCGCGCATTGAGCTGAGTGTTAAAATCAAGGCGCCCGTCATATACGTGCCGATGAACTCCAAGAACCACCATAGCTTGATGCTAGACATGGGCAATCTCATGGTATGTAACGTTTTCAAGAAGCTAGAGGTGACGAACGAGGAAACCGGTGAATGTCCCGTGGTAGACGAAATGAAGATCGAACTGCAGAATTTGAAACTATCTCGAGTTCGACTGAACATGGAGAAGTTTACCAGCGAGAACGAGGTGCTGCTGTTGGAACCGGTAACGTTTACGCTGCTAATGAAGCGTAATCTATCTACCGCCTGGTTCACCGCCATTCCGGACATTGATATGTTTGGCAGATTGAATAAGATTAATCTGCTGTTGAGTAAAGAGGACTACGCTACGATTTTGAAAGTGCTGGAGCAGAATCTGGGCGAGACCGTCGAGGACTCGAAACCCGTGCAAGCCCTGCCATCCGCCATCAAGTCCGAATGCGGCGGAGAGCTTGAGATCCAACCGGCGTACAAATATGAGATTGACGCATCGCGAGAAGCACCATCGTTGGACGCACAAGAACGACACGCTCACACCGCCGTCAAATTCGAATTTATCATGGACAGTCTGGTGATCAGTCTCTTCACCGGCGGCTCCAAGTTGCTGCAGTCGCAGACATCGCCGTTGCATCTGCCCGAGTATGGACTGGCGCGCTTCAGTCTCACGCACTTTGCCGTGAAGGGCCGTGTGTTTGCGGACGGTCTACTGGCCACGTCGATCCTGCTGATGAACTGCACGCTAGACGACATACGACAGAGCCGAGAGGGCTCGCTAGTACGAATCATGGAAAGGACAGGCAGCGCGCCATTTTCAGGATCCTCGCCGAGCGAGGATCATATCGACAAAGAACACAATGCCAGGAGTATGCTGGACGTGACAGTGCGCCAGAGCCCGAACGACACGTTCGCCGACGTGCGAGTGTTCTCTTTCAGCATCATCGTGTCCCTCGATTACCTCATGAAGATCAAGGATTTCTTCGATGTGGCTGTCGCGAACAAGACAGCTATTACTTCCTCCTCGAGAAACGACACGGTGATGCCAAAGAAGAAACCAGCGCAACAGCAGTCGACTGCTTCGACGCCCAAGATGTTAACTGTAAATCTGCACGTGGAAAAGCCGGATATTATCCTGCTTGAGGACATGGACGATATCAACTCGAATTGCATAGTACTGAATACAGAATTGTTGCTGAAGGTGCGCATCATGGGGGAGCACCAGGTGATCGCGGGCTCCATTAAGGATCTCTCGCTGCTGACGGGGATATACAATCCTGTGAAGAGGGCCGATTGGATTTATCAGGTCTTGAAACCATGCAGCATTAGCGTAGCCGGTTCCACGCCGGAGGGCAAAGGACTCCATTTAGAAGTCTGTTGCACGGACATCCATGTTTCTGTTTCGCCAGGTGTAATCGAAATATTGAATAAGGTCATTCATACGGTGACGagaaaggaggaagaggaCAAAGAAATTGTTAAGCTCGAGCCTAATTACGAAGGATTGTGGATCGTCACGCCCTTTGAAGAGAATAATTATTGGTTCTTAAAGACAGAAGTCGCAATGGAAGCACTCGAAGAGTTTATTACGTATCCGGACGACGAGAttgcggcggcggcggcggcggcggtggcttACAAGCCCGAATTGGCAATCGTCTCGGCGCCGACCATCTTGTTCACCCTGGAGGCAGGTGTCGGCAACAAAACTCTGCCCATGTTGCTGCTTCACGTGAGTTTCCAAAGCACGGTCAACGATTGGAGCACAAAATCTATGAGCGTAGACTCGACAATGTCGGTGATTATGTCGTATTATAATAGTCGCCTCGCGCTGTGGGAACCACTGATCGAGCCGATAGAAAGCTCCGATAACGGTAAACGCCGCTCGACGCCGTGGGAACTGAAAACCAAAATCCAATTTAACGACATAATGCTAGACTTGAGAGGTGCCAGTGCGGCGGTTAGCCCAATCTCGGAGAGCGAACCCGAAGAGCTACATCAGTCTACTAAGATGTCCATTGACGTTACGTCCTCCGATAATTTGGAGATAACCGTGACGAAGACGTGTCTGGATGTTCTGAAACAACTCGGCCATTCGTTTTCCTCGGCTATGGAGGCCAGCGGGAAAGGGCCAACCAGGAAAGTGGCGCCGTACGTGCTGAAGAACGAAACCGGCTTGGCGATAATACTCGACCTGGAGTACAGTTTCTTCAAG ATTTTTGACGATGGATCGAGATCAAGGGACCACAATAACTCGTATATGGAAGTGATCCTTGAAACCGGTGCGTCGATAGAGCTCGCGTCCAAGACATCCAAGCTGGATGACACGCGTCTTCTCGAGCAGTTGAAAGTGGAGATCGTCAAGGACAGAGAGGACAGTAAATTCTCTATATCT tttaaaggTATTCAAGgcaaactggcgatacctgtgTTGAGAGCGGATCGGAGATTCTTCTCTTTGAAGCACCGAAAGGAGGGCTCCGAGGAATGGGGTATCGTGTCGGATGTCCGTGTGGAGGAGGGTAGCACGATTGTCACTCTTAGAAGCATTCTTCAG GTTCACAATCATTTCGCGCAGCCGATATCCGTTTATTATATGACGAAACGTGGAAATGAGGTGGAATGTGTGGGCACAGTGGCACCGGATGAGAAGCTCAATTTACCCCTAGATGCCGTGTACACCCCGACCAACATTTACTGGCTGTTTTTCAGCGTCGATGG ATATATGGTATCAGTTGAGCCATTCGTATGGAAGGACCTGCAAAAAACTGTTTCCATGACGAAACTATTGAAATGCGAGTCGCGATCCAAGCAGGATGCCACAGAACCATTTTACATTCAg GCTGTAGGAGAGATCGAGCAggtatatttcgaaaataccACTCGTCACACCATGGCTAGTACCGTCTACAACGTACATCTGTATCCATCTGTGTACTTGAAGAATTTCCTACCAATCGACATCATTATCTGCTTGCCTGGCACTGCTCAGGAGAGCTTACTCGAAGCAAGTGCCTCTCTGCAACTTCCTACGATTGATCCAGCCAAgtcgaatataataattaag CTACCCAATTACCTCGAGAAAGATTGGTCGTGCAAAGGAGAGATAGTGGCAAACCCACCAGAGTTCGCAGTTTGGTCGTTCGAATCTTTCGACAGCGCGCAGAAGGTGATCCTGGATCTCGGAATGCATACGTCTTACAAGCACAGTTCGATCGTCATGGCGCTGTATTGTCCCTTCTGGATGCTGAACAAGACTGGTTTAATGCTATCCTATAGA aaatcAAGTAAGGGTGGCAAAGAGCATTCGAGTCCGATCAAG AAATTCGTTTCCGCTATGAAACCCCATCGGCAACGCGCACAGTACAGGAAGAGGAAAACGCGCGCG ACAACGGACGATTACTTAAATATCTTGTACCATCCGGAGCACTTTAAGGGACCTATTATGTTCTCGTTCCGCTCCAAAGCCTTCTTCGGCAAGAAGAAGGCCATGATCAGAGTGGAGGATGGAGAGTGGTCCGACAAATTCTCCATCGATGTCGCGGGCAGCGAGGGTGTGGTAGCCTGCAAGTACAATGGAATGACATATCAG ATCGGGGTACACAATCAATTGACATACAACTTGTTGACCAAGCAGATTACATTTACGCCCTACTACATACTTATCAACAACGCAGATTTCCTCATAGAATGCCAGGAGGGCGATCGACCAGCCGATCCAATGACCAAA GTACCTCCTGGTGAATGCGCGGCCTTGTGGCCTAGAACCGAACACGAGGACAAGACTTTGAAGGCCAAAGTCGCGGGTCAACCTGAGAAAACCGCGGCGTTTATTTATACCGATAGCCATACGACTCTGCTGAAATTGGACAATAAG TATGGAGGGATCAATGTGGACGTGCAAATCAGCGAGGGCGGCGTTTACATCTCCATGTCGGCCTACATTCCGGGCAATGCGCCAGCTTTGATCGTCAACCATACGCCACATACCATCAATCTATGGGAAAAAGGTTCAATTAACGTTAG GTCTGTACAGTCGTACAACAGAATGTTTTATACTTGGGAAAACCCGGCGGGTCCACGAAAATTGGTTTGGGAGGATAACAACGGCAAGGAAATCGAAGACAATCTTCGCAAG GATAATCTTGGTACCTTCGCACTGCCGGATATAGACGAGAAACTATTTTACGTCTCGTTCCTGGACGGTACTCAGCGAGTGCTGCTCTTCACTACAAATCTGAAAATCGCCGAGGATTGTCAGCTGGTCGGTGACTTGGAAGTAATAGATCAGGAAATCACGCTCAACATTCACGGTATTGGCGTCTCTCTCGTGAACAACATCACCAAGTCCGAGTTGTTGTACATGTCCATTACCAG CTCTGGAATTATATGGGAGACGCGTAAATCTCTTGGCGGCCGATGGCGAGCGTTAAATATCAAGGAAGTTAACGCCATCGAGGAAGGATATCAACGCTACATTAGAGAATTGCAAATCGGCAGGGACTCAGACTACCGGGCGATGTTGGACCCGAAACTAATG GTGGATTATCTGAATATGGAGATGCTGAGGCCGCATCGTAGATACATGCGACGTACGTTTCAAACTGGGCTTTGGCTACAATATCGTACCTCAGCGCATCAAGTACAGCTGCACGCAAAGATCAATAAGCTTCAGATCGACAATCAGTTTTCGGAGTGCGTCTTTCCAGTTATATTAGCTCCAGTGCCACCGCCGAAAAGCGTCACGCAGAGTACAG TCATGAAACCTTTCGCGGAGCTCAGTATGGTCAAGCGCCTGTTGGAGTACAGCACCGTGCAACAATTCCGATACTTTAAAGTTCTCATACAAGAGTTTCACATCAAGGTGGACATCGTctttataaatgcaataatgGGCCTGTTCGAAGCGGACGAAGTCAACGACGCCGAAGAG AGTGCTTTATTCCGTACAGACATGAAACTCGTTAACGAACCGTTAATGTACCACGTCAGTCTCATCACCACGGCCGAGCAAAAGAACTTCTTCGATCTGCTGCACTTCTCGCCTCTCAAG ATACACATCAGTTTCTCAATGACTGGAAGCGGAGGTGGACCCTCAGCGTTGCCGCAAGTACTTAATGTGCTGTTGCAAGGAATCGGCGTGACGCTGACGGATATTAACGACATTGTGTTCAA ATTGGCGTACTTTGAGAGAAACTATGTATTCATGACGCACAAGCAGCTTGTTTCCGAGGCGAGCACTCATTATGCAGGCCAGGCGATCAAGCAGGTGTATGTACTCGTGCTGGGACTCGATGTGATCGGTAATCCATACGGGCTCGTGGTCGGGACGATGAAGGGCATCGAGGACCTGTTCTACGAACCCTTCCAAGGGGCCATACAAGGTCCGGGGGAGTTCGCGGAGGGCCTGTACCTCGGGGTGCGCAGCATGCTGGGCCATACCGTCGGCGGAATGGCGGGCGCTGTGTCAAAGATCACGGGAGCGATGG GCAAGGGTATAGCTGCTCTGACCTTCGACAAAGATTATCAGCGAAAGAGGCAAGAACAGCTTAACAAACAGCCCGCTAACTTACAAGAAAGTCTCGCACGAAGCGGAAAGGGTTTAGTCATG GGTGTATTCGATGGTGTAACGGGTGTAGTAACGAAACCCATATCAGGCGCAAAGGAGGAAGGAGTAGAAGGATTTTTCAAAGGGTTTGGAAAAGGTGTTGTTGGACTCGTTACTAGGCCTACGGCTGGTGTTATCGACTTTGCAAGTGGTTCCTTTGGAGCTATCAGACG AGCCACCGAGCTGGGTGAGGAAGCAAAGAGAGTACGATCGCCTAGATTTCTGCAACCGGACAGTCTTGTTAGACCGTACATAAAGGATGAAGCCGAAGGCAATAAGATATTGAAG GACGTGGAAAAGGGGAAATATGCGCACACCGACGTTTACGTCTACCATGTGTTCATCAACAAAGACGTACTATTACTCACCGACAAAAGATTAGCGTATCTCGAACACAGTGATTTGTTTGGTGGTTGGCGG gtTGACTGGAGTCATACTTGGAACGAATTCAGCGACCCGGCAAGAATCGTAGAGAAAGGtgtacaaatttttaccaaagaCGCTACTAAGAGAAAGAAACTCGGTGGTCTATTCGGCAGTGCGGATCAATCAAAGATACTTTTAATAACTGATCATAATATTAAACAG TTGTTGTGTGGTAAAATACAAGAGCAGATTGATCAATCTGGAATATGA